In a genomic window of Venatoribacter cucullus:
- a CDS encoding DUF2846 domain-containing protein, producing MIKIVSLFAAAGLLAVLQGCTIHQSIGDNFGSYVSGPDGQAFKPVGPRWDYENTALLYVYRPATEWSMDELETPSFNVDGERLFNLKGGAYTWYELEPGSYNLVMRRGLLGLEGVGDLVIKTLSRLQLEAQPGKVYYLRYSEIDPPKIIPDQDVNPLGDGPLQMVSPTLALTELPVTKMLHRGRDRLQPEQPVAYAAVPQPGRGGDTLDSLPAVDNEAPNTKEQGWWPF from the coding sequence ATGATAAAAATCGTGTCGTTGTTTGCCGCAGCCGGTCTGCTGGCCGTACTGCAAGGCTGTACTATCCATCAATCCATCGGTGACAACTTTGGCTCCTATGTGTCCGGCCCTGACGGGCAGGCGTTCAAGCCGGTTGGCCCGCGCTGGGATTACGAAAACACCGCATTGCTGTACGTGTATCGTCCGGCGACTGAGTGGTCGATGGATGAGCTGGAAACCCCCAGTTTTAACGTCGATGGCGAGCGCCTGTTCAACCTGAAAGGCGGTGCTTATACCTGGTATGAACTGGAGCCGGGCAGCTATAACCTGGTGATGCGGCGTGGCCTGCTGGGGCTGGAAGGTGTCGGCGATCTGGTCATCAAAACCCTGTCACGGCTGCAGCTGGAAGCGCAACCGGGCAAGGTGTATTACCTGCGCTATTCCGAAATTGACCCGCCGAAAATTATCCCCGATCAGGACGTCAACCCACTGGGAGACGGTCCGCTGCAAATGGTATCGCCCACGCTGGCGCTGACGGAGCTGCCGGTAACCAAAATGCTGCACCGGGGCCGCGACCGTCTGCAACCGGAACAGCCGGTTGCCTATGCCGCCGTCCCGCAACCAGGCCGCGGTGGCGATACGCTCGACAGCCTGCCGGCCGTGGATAATGAAGCGCCTAACACTAAAGAACAGGGCTGGTGGCCGTTTTAG
- a CDS encoding fumarate hydratase, translating into MTVIKQEDLIQSVADALQYISYYHPKDFIQAVHEAYQREESKAAKDAMAQILINSRMCAMGHRPICQDTGIVTVFLTIGMDVKFEGDMSVEDMCNEGVRRAYTHPDNVLRASVLADPDGKRANTKDNTPAIIHMKLVPGNTVDVHVAAKGGGSEAKSKFAMLNPSDSIVDWVLEQVPKMGAGWCPPGMLGIGIGGTAEKAMLLAKEALLEPIDIHELQARGAQNRAEELRLELFEKVNKLGIGAQGLGGLTTVLDIKVMDYPTHAANKPVAIIPNCAATRHTHFVLDGSGPAQLEVPSLDDWPEITWEVGDSVRRVNLDTVTPEDVKDWKTGETILLSGKMLTGRDAAHKRMADMINRGEELPVDLKGRFIYYVGPVDPVRDEVVGPAGPTTATRMDKFTRLVLEKTGLLGMIGKSERGDIAIEAIKDNEAVYLMAVGGAAYLVSQAIKSAKVVGFADLGMEAIYEFDVKDMPVTVAVDTKGESVHKTGPQTWYAKINATEI; encoded by the coding sequence ATGACGGTGATCAAGCAAGAAGACCTGATCCAGAGCGTCGCCGATGCACTGCAGTACATTTCGTACTACCACCCGAAAGACTTCATTCAGGCTGTTCACGAAGCCTACCAGCGTGAAGAATCCAAGGCTGCCAAAGACGCCATGGCACAGATTCTGATCAACTCCCGTATGTGCGCCATGGGCCACCGACCGATCTGTCAGGACACCGGTATCGTCACCGTGTTCCTCACCATCGGTATGGACGTTAAGTTCGAAGGCGACATGAGCGTGGAAGATATGTGTAACGAAGGCGTACGCCGCGCTTACACCCACCCGGATAACGTGCTGCGTGCGTCTGTGCTGGCCGATCCGGACGGCAAGCGTGCAAACACCAAAGACAACACCCCGGCCATCATCCACATGAAACTGGTACCGGGTAACACCGTCGACGTGCACGTCGCAGCCAAAGGTGGCGGTTCGGAAGCCAAATCCAAGTTTGCTATGCTGAACCCGTCTGACTCCATCGTCGACTGGGTGCTGGAACAGGTACCGAAAATGGGCGCCGGCTGGTGCCCGCCGGGCATGCTGGGTATTGGTATCGGCGGCACCGCTGAAAAAGCCATGCTGCTGGCCAAAGAAGCCCTGCTGGAGCCGATCGACATTCACGAGCTGCAGGCCCGTGGCGCGCAGAATCGCGCCGAAGAGCTGCGTTTAGAGCTGTTCGAGAAAGTAAACAAACTGGGTATTGGTGCTCAGGGCCTGGGTGGTTTGACCACCGTGCTCGACATCAAAGTAATGGATTACCCGACTCACGCTGCCAACAAGCCGGTAGCGATTATTCCGAACTGTGCCGCCACCCGTCACACCCATTTTGTGCTCGATGGCTCCGGCCCGGCGCAGTTGGAAGTGCCGTCGCTGGATGACTGGCCGGAAATTACCTGGGAAGTGGGTGATTCCGTGCGTCGCGTGAATCTGGATACCGTTACTCCGGAAGACGTCAAAGACTGGAAAACCGGCGAAACCATTCTGTTGTCCGGCAAAATGCTCACCGGCCGTGACGCCGCGCACAAGCGTATGGCCGATATGATCAACCGTGGCGAAGAGCTGCCGGTGGATCTGAAAGGCCGCTTTATTTACTACGTTGGCCCGGTTGATCCGGTGCGTGACGAAGTGGTTGGCCCGGCTGGCCCAACCACAGCCACCCGCATGGATAAATTCACCCGTCTGGTGCTGGAAAAAACCGGCCTGCTGGGCATGATCGGTAAATCCGAACGTGGTGATATCGCCATCGAAGCCATTAAAGATAACGAAGCCGTGTATCTGATGGCGGTGGGCGGTGCGGCTTACTTAGTATCCCAGGCGATTAAATCCGCCAAAGTGGTGGGCTTTGCCGACCTGGGTATGGAAGCCATTTATGAGTTCGACGTAAAAGACATGCCGGTAACCGTGGCGGTGGATACCAAAGGCGAGTCGGTGCATAAAACCGGCCCGCAAACCTGGTACGCCAAAATTAACGCCACAGAAATCTGA
- the ppnN gene encoding nucleotide 5'-monophosphate nucleosidase PpnN produces MVKHYELIHPKTTMRVLSRYEIEQLRDIDSETYELVKRCCYAVLSAGSQSDNYLELKEEFRHFDIEVQQEDRGIVLNLINPPESAFVDGEIIRGVREQLFSVLRDVLYAQESVLKAHRFNLSNSEDITNAVFHLLRNANVLKPDCVPNLAVCWGGHSIPLQEYQYTKDVGYQMGLRGLDIGTGCGPGAMKGPMKGATIGHAKQHLRTGRYIGITEPGIIATEAPNPIVNELIILPDIEKRLEAFVRLAHGIVIFPGGPGTAEELLYLLGVLLHPDNHNMPFPLVLTGPQETEAYLRDIDRFIGSTLGSVAQKRYQIIIDDPVKVAQVMKEGITRVEDYRRRRNDAYFFNWGLTIDPDFQLPFDPTHDAMANLCLSKDQPAHRLAADLRRAFSGIVAGNVKEVGITRVMEHGPYQLRGDADVLAGMDKLLSAMVSHGRMRISGNYTPCYEIVPADCCND; encoded by the coding sequence ATGGTTAAGCATTACGAACTGATTCACCCGAAAACCACCATGCGCGTATTGTCGCGCTATGAAATTGAACAACTGCGCGACATCGACAGCGAAACCTACGAACTGGTAAAACGCTGCTGCTATGCCGTGCTCAGCGCCGGCAGCCAGTCGGATAATTATCTGGAATTAAAAGAAGAATTCCGCCATTTCGATATTGAAGTGCAGCAGGAAGACCGCGGCATTGTGCTGAATTTAATTAATCCGCCGGAAAGCGCTTTTGTCGATGGCGAAATTATCCGTGGTGTACGCGAGCAACTATTTTCGGTACTGCGCGATGTGCTGTATGCGCAGGAATCCGTGTTAAAAGCCCATCGTTTTAACCTCAGCAACAGCGAAGACATTACCAACGCCGTATTTCATTTATTGCGTAACGCCAATGTCCTGAAACCTGATTGTGTACCCAACCTGGCGGTATGCTGGGGCGGGCATTCCATTCCGCTGCAGGAATATCAGTACACCAAAGATGTGGGCTACCAGATGGGCCTGCGCGGACTGGACATTGGCACTGGCTGCGGCCCCGGCGCCATGAAAGGCCCAATGAAAGGCGCCACCATCGGCCACGCCAAGCAACATTTGCGCACTGGCCGTTATATCGGCATTACCGAACCCGGCATTATTGCTACCGAAGCGCCGAACCCCATCGTTAATGAGCTGATTATTCTGCCGGATATCGAAAAACGGCTGGAAGCTTTTGTGCGCCTGGCGCACGGCATTGTTATTTTCCCCGGCGGCCCCGGTACGGCCGAAGAACTGCTGTATTTGCTCGGCGTTTTGCTGCACCCGGACAACCACAACATGCCCTTCCCGCTGGTGTTAACCGGCCCGCAGGAAACTGAAGCCTACCTGCGCGACATCGACCGCTTTATTGGCAGTACGTTGGGCAGCGTGGCGCAGAAACGCTACCAGATTATTATCGATGACCCGGTAAAGGTTGCTCAGGTGATGAAAGAAGGTATTACCCGGGTGGAAGATTACCGTCGTCGCCGTAACGACGCCTATTTCTTCAACTGGGGCCTGACCATTGACCCCGACTTCCAGCTGCCGTTTGACCCCACCCACGACGCCATGGCCAACCTGTGCCTGAGCAAAGACCAACCGGCACACCGGCTGGCCGCCGATTTACGCCGGGCTTTTTCCGGCATTGTGGCAGGCAACGTCAAAGAAGTGGGCATTACCCGGGTGATGGAGCACGGCCCCTACCAGCTGCGCGGCGATGCAGACGTGCTGGCGGGTATGGATAAACTGCTGAGCGCGATGGTGAGCCACGGCCGCATGCGCATCAGCGGTAACTACACGCCTTGCTATGAAATTGTGCCGGCGGATTGCTGTAATGACTAA
- a CDS encoding HPP family protein, whose amino-acid sequence MALVVFDMGRRVETPIRPQQKRVQATEATAGVHPISHTDASHSGEAALQAYQQQKEKHPDAVGFIREVMHREVRTLPPSATVQQAWDLVQKTGYHHLPVIDENRQVLAMFSDFDLLQALARQPASTLPLFWRSNIMALTVKPVLCVLQDTDIRQSSRILYEYNIGALPVLNNNNELCGIVTRSDILRLLSHYGPMELWA is encoded by the coding sequence ATGGCACTGGTTGTATTTGATATGGGTCGGCGGGTAGAAACCCCGATACGGCCACAGCAAAAGCGGGTACAGGCCACCGAAGCCACCGCCGGTGTACACCCGATTTCGCATACCGATGCCAGCCACAGCGGCGAAGCGGCCCTGCAGGCGTATCAGCAACAAAAGGAAAAGCATCCCGATGCGGTCGGTTTTATCCGTGAGGTGATGCACCGCGAAGTGCGCACACTGCCGCCCTCAGCCACCGTGCAACAAGCCTGGGATCTGGTGCAGAAAACAGGTTACCACCATTTGCCGGTGATCGATGAAAACCGCCAGGTGCTGGCCATGTTTTCTGATTTTGATTTGCTGCAGGCCTTAGCCCGCCAACCGGCGAGCACGCTGCCGCTGTTCTGGCGCAGCAACATTATGGCGCTGACGGTTAAGCCGGTGCTCTGTGTATTGCAGGATACCGACATACGCCAGAGCAGCCGCATTTTATACGAGTACAACATTGGCGCCCTGCCGGTTCTGAATAACAACAACGAACTCTGTGGCATTGTTACCCGCAGCGATATTCTGCGTTTACTCAGCCACTATGGGCCAATGGAATTATGGGCCTGA
- a CDS encoding ammonium transporter has protein sequence MKQKLSALLLLMPLAANADGAVAGSQNINILWVCIAAAMVFFMQAGFALLESGMSRAKNAVNVMMKNYVDVCAGSLIFWLVGFGLMFGSNSSGFFGASHFALTTGTPWDFTVLLFQIMFAATAVTICSGAMAERTRYDAYLVAACVITAFIYPVFGSWAWGGMYGGQGWLAKLGFIDFAGSTVVHSVGAWCALAGIIVLGARTGRFDRNSGQPRTIPGHNLSLVALGGFILWLGWFGFNGGSTLAASADVGLIILNTQLAASAGAIGALLFSKITRRPVLLTATVNGSVAGLVGITAGAASMGPEFAALTGLIAGAISVYGAGWLERRRLDDVVGAIPVHGFAGAWGTLAAGMFVQGNMFDGYQIAVQIIGIFSAFFWAFPTALILFYVLHKLFGLRASTEDEQRGLDYTEHDEIGYPEFHQNVTYHRE, from the coding sequence ATGAAACAAAAACTATCCGCTTTACTGCTGCTGATGCCATTGGCAGCCAATGCCGACGGGGCGGTGGCTGGCAGTCAGAACATCAATATTTTGTGGGTGTGTATTGCTGCCGCCATGGTGTTTTTTATGCAGGCGGGTTTTGCCTTGCTGGAAAGCGGTATGTCTCGGGCTAAAAATGCCGTCAACGTGATGATGAAAAACTATGTCGATGTGTGCGCTGGCAGCCTTATTTTCTGGTTGGTGGGTTTCGGCCTGATGTTCGGCAGTAACAGCAGCGGTTTTTTTGGTGCCAGTCATTTTGCCTTAACCACCGGCACGCCCTGGGATTTTACCGTTTTATTGTTTCAGATTATGTTCGCCGCCACGGCGGTAACCATTTGCAGTGGCGCCATGGCAGAGCGCACCCGCTACGATGCGTATTTAGTGGCCGCCTGTGTAATTACGGCCTTTATTTATCCGGTGTTCGGCAGCTGGGCCTGGGGTGGCATGTATGGCGGGCAGGGCTGGCTGGCCAAACTGGGCTTTATTGATTTCGCCGGTTCTACCGTGGTGCATTCAGTGGGTGCCTGGTGCGCACTGGCCGGCATTATTGTGCTGGGTGCCCGTACCGGTCGTTTTGATCGCAACAGTGGCCAGCCGCGCACCATTCCCGGCCACAATTTATCGTTGGTGGCCTTGGGTGGTTTTATTTTATGGCTGGGCTGGTTCGGCTTTAACGGCGGCAGCACGCTGGCGGCCAGCGCGGATGTGGGCCTGATTATTCTGAATACCCAGCTGGCGGCTTCGGCCGGTGCCATTGGTGCGTTGCTGTTCAGCAAAATAACCCGCCGCCCGGTGCTGTTAACCGCCACCGTTAACGGCAGTGTTGCCGGACTGGTGGGTATTACCGCCGGTGCTGCCAGCATGGGGCCGGAGTTTGCCGCGTTAACCGGTTTAATCGCCGGCGCTATATCGGTGTACGGCGCCGGCTGGCTGGAGCGTCGTCGCCTGGATGATGTGGTGGGCGCCATTCCGGTACATGGCTTTGCCGGTGCCTGGGGCACACTGGCAGCGGGCATGTTTGTGCAGGGCAATATGTTTGATGGCTACCAGATTGCAGTACAGATTATCGGTATTTTCTCGGCTTTTTTCTGGGCTTTCCCGACGGCGTTAATTTTGTTTTATGTACTGCATAAGTTATTCGGTTTGCGGGCCAGTACCGAAGACGAGCAGCGCGGTTTGGATTACACCGAGCATGATGAAATCGGTTATCCGGAATTTCATCAGAACGTTACTTATCATCGGGAATAA
- the purU gene encoding formyltetrahydrofolate deformylase gives MEPVYRLTISCPDRVGIVAKVGQFFSGHGGWIVEANHYSDPVSGHFFMRHCIRVNSLPFGLEELKAQFAPIAEEFGMDWQVNDSGAPKKVILMASKESHCLVDLLHRWHSKELHCDIPCVISNHDTLRSLVEWHGIPFFHVPVDPANKAEHFARVNAIVEEHKADTIVLARYMQIIPPELCSRYHGQVINIHHSFLPSFVGAKPYHQAAERGVKLIGATCHYVTPELDAGPIIDQDVIRISHNDTVDDMVRLGKDVEKMVLARGVRSHLEDRVLLHGNKTIVF, from the coding sequence ATGGAACCCGTTTACCGCTTAACCATTTCCTGCCCTGACCGTGTTGGCATTGTGGCCAAGGTGGGGCAGTTTTTTTCCGGCCACGGCGGCTGGATTGTGGAAGCCAACCATTATTCCGACCCGGTCAGTGGCCACTTCTTTATGCGCCACTGCATCCGCGTCAATTCTTTACCCTTCGGGCTGGAAGAACTGAAAGCGCAGTTTGCCCCCATTGCTGAAGAGTTTGGCATGGACTGGCAGGTAAATGATTCCGGCGCACCGAAAAAAGTAATTTTAATGGCCAGTAAAGAAAGCCACTGCCTGGTGGATTTACTGCACCGCTGGCACAGTAAAGAACTGCACTGTGACATTCCCTGTGTTATTTCCAACCACGATACGCTGCGTTCACTGGTGGAATGGCACGGCATTCCGTTTTTCCACGTACCGGTCGACCCGGCCAATAAAGCCGAGCACTTCGCCCGCGTGAACGCCATTGTGGAAGAACACAAAGCCGACACCATTGTGCTGGCGCGCTATATGCAAATTATTCCGCCGGAACTGTGCAGCCGTTACCACGGCCAGGTGATTAATATTCACCACAGTTTCTTGCCGTCGTTTGTTGGGGCCAAGCCTTACCATCAGGCCGCCGAGCGCGGCGTAAAACTGATTGGTGCCACCTGCCATTACGTTACCCCCGAGCTGGACGCCGGCCCGATTATTGACCAGGACGTTATTCGCATCAGCCATAACGACACCGTCGACGACATGGTGCGGTTGGGTAAAGACGTGGAAAAAATGGTGCTGGCGCGCGGGGTGCGCAGCCATTTGGAAGATCGGGTGCTGCTGCACGGCAATAAAACCATTGTTTTTTAA
- a CDS encoding thiolase family protein — translation MSKQDSVVIVAGARTPMGGFMGSLSSVSATDLGAIAITEAVKRAGIDAADVQEVIMGNVLPAGLKQGPARQAMRKAGLPDATGATTINKLCGSGMKATMLAHDIIKAGSAEVVIAGGMESMSNAPYVLEGVRNGFRMGAGSAPQDHMFLDGLQDAETGKLMGAFAQEMADKKGYTREQMDNYAIMSLTRAKDAIEKGLNAAEIVPVKVVSRKGETLVEQDEQPFNANIDKIPSLRPAFAKDGTITAANASSISDGASALVLMSEATAEAKGVKPLARIVAHSTQSQHPSEFTVAPVGAIEKVLAKAGWSKDDVDLFEINEAFAMVAMMPIDELKLDINKVNIYGGACAQGHPVGSTGSRLIVTLMNALKNTGGKKGVAGLCIGGGEAVAVAIELV, via the coding sequence ATGTCCAAGCAAGATTCTGTTGTTATTGTTGCCGGCGCCCGTACCCCAATGGGTGGTTTTATGGGCAGCCTGTCCAGCGTCAGCGCCACCGACCTGGGCGCCATTGCCATTACCGAAGCGGTTAAGCGCGCCGGTATTGATGCTGCCGATGTGCAGGAAGTGATTATGGGCAACGTGCTGCCCGCCGGCCTGAAGCAAGGCCCGGCGCGTCAGGCCATGCGCAAAGCCGGCCTGCCGGATGCCACCGGTGCCACCACCATTAACAAGCTGTGTGGTTCTGGCATGAAAGCCACCATGCTGGCGCACGACATTATTAAAGCCGGCTCGGCCGAGGTTGTGATTGCCGGTGGTATGGAGTCTATGTCCAACGCGCCTTACGTGCTGGAAGGTGTGCGTAACGGTTTCCGCATGGGTGCCGGCAGCGCGCCGCAAGACCATATGTTCCTCGATGGTCTGCAGGATGCCGAAACCGGCAAACTGATGGGTGCCTTCGCGCAGGAAATGGCCGACAAAAAAGGCTACACCCGTGAGCAGATGGATAACTACGCCATTATGTCACTCACCCGCGCCAAAGACGCCATCGAAAAAGGCCTGAATGCCGCTGAAATCGTGCCGGTGAAAGTGGTCAGCCGCAAAGGTGAAACGCTGGTTGAGCAGGACGAACAGCCGTTTAACGCCAACATCGACAAAATCCCGAGCCTGCGCCCGGCGTTTGCCAAAGACGGTACCATTACTGCCGCTAACGCTTCGTCTATTTCTGATGGCGCGTCAGCACTGGTGTTGATGAGCGAAGCCACTGCTGAAGCCAAAGGCGTTAAGCCGCTGGCACGCATTGTGGCGCACAGCACTCAGTCACAGCATCCGTCTGAGTTCACCGTGGCTCCGGTTGGCGCCATTGAAAAAGTGTTGGCCAAAGCCGGCTGGAGCAAAGACGACGTGGATCTGTTCGAGATCAACGAAGCCTTCGCCATGGTAGCGATGATGCCAATCGACGAGCTGAAGCTGGACATCAACAAGGTGAACATTTACGGCGGCGCCTGCGCCCAGGGCCACCCGGTGGGTTCTACCGGCTCACGCCTGATTGTTACCCTGATGAACGCGCTGAAAAACACCGGCGGCAAGAAAGGTGTTGCCGGCCTGTGTATCGGTGGCGGTGAAGCCGTAGCAGTAGCGATTGAACTGGTTTAA
- a CDS encoding DUF1302 domain-containing protein produces the protein MMKKLPLALAVSALSAMPAVAAEFNFGDLSMQIDNNISYGVAWRTEKPDNGQIMPDNIGISGGSTSHGSSYNYDDGTLNYKQGDIYSNVFKWNGDLELSYQNYGAFVRARAWYDTAIMDSKTNFKPIADDARDYAGRNAEILDAFVWGDFTVADRPLNVRLGRQVVNWGESTFIQGGINSVNPVDAMAFRRPGAEVKEGLLPVNMAFASFGLTDSTSLEVFYQLEWAETRVDPCGTFFSTIDFVYEGCGNVVIGSGFNEANVPESLRPASVVTRLDDRKPRDDGQFGIALRSYIGGTEFGAYYMNIHSRMPYISGRVGTYGGIAAQSLLADFAAVPSIAAALNDADFVANLRNPEFQIAYPEDIQIMGLSFSTGLPNGASLGGEISYRPDTPIQWNAFELILGGLQQNSLMYQDRGGDLSLLGLLGGFNDAMTAADPTQARIDTVNGAVGGQILDGWDKLDVWQAQLTYIQFFDRVLGADRLAMVVEGGVTHVADLPSKSKARYGRSGAYGIGDAFADCASTTASTANSNSTYCTDEGYVTEWSGGVRLRAGLDFNNAFAGVNMTPNLSLSYDRGYGPEPGAQFIDERLTYSLGVSFVYLNNASLDVAYTGFSGNRYDQMVDRDNVSLALKYAF, from the coding sequence ATGATGAAAAAGCTACCTTTGGCGCTGGCAGTATCGGCACTGAGTGCCATGCCTGCTGTGGCTGCTGAATTCAACTTTGGTGATCTGAGTATGCAGATCGACAATAACATCAGTTATGGTGTGGCCTGGCGTACCGAAAAGCCCGATAACGGTCAGATTATGCCCGATAATATTGGTATTTCAGGCGGATCTACCAGTCATGGTTCATCGTACAACTACGATGATGGCACTCTGAACTATAAACAGGGCGATATTTACAGCAACGTCTTTAAGTGGAACGGCGACCTAGAGCTGAGTTACCAAAACTACGGTGCCTTTGTACGTGCCCGCGCCTGGTACGACACCGCCATTATGGATTCCAAAACCAACTTTAAGCCTATCGCGGATGATGCCCGCGATTACGCTGGCCGTAACGCTGAAATTCTGGATGCATTCGTGTGGGGTGACTTTACCGTAGCTGATCGTCCACTGAACGTACGCTTGGGTCGTCAGGTGGTGAACTGGGGTGAGAGTACCTTTATTCAGGGTGGCATTAATAGTGTTAACCCGGTTGATGCGATGGCATTCCGTCGTCCAGGCGCAGAGGTTAAAGAGGGGCTTTTGCCAGTCAATATGGCGTTTGCTTCTTTCGGCCTTACTGATAGCACATCTCTTGAGGTGTTTTATCAGCTGGAATGGGCAGAAACCCGTGTTGACCCATGCGGTACTTTCTTCTCTACCATTGACTTCGTATATGAAGGTTGCGGCAACGTAGTAATCGGTAGCGGCTTCAATGAAGCAAATGTACCTGAATCACTGCGTCCAGCTTCGGTTGTAACTCGTTTGGACGACCGTAAACCACGTGATGATGGTCAGTTTGGTATTGCCTTGCGTTCATATATCGGTGGCACTGAATTTGGTGCGTACTATATGAATATCCATAGCCGTATGCCTTATATCAGCGGTCGTGTGGGTACTTATGGTGGTATTGCAGCGCAATCGTTGTTAGCTGATTTCGCAGCTGTTCCATCAATTGCTGCAGCTTTGAATGATGCAGATTTTGTGGCAAACCTGCGTAACCCTGAGTTCCAAATTGCATATCCTGAAGATATTCAAATTATGGGCTTAAGCTTCTCGACCGGTCTGCCTAACGGCGCGTCTTTAGGCGGTGAAATTAGCTACCGTCCAGATACTCCAATCCAATGGAACGCCTTTGAGTTGATCTTGGGTGGTTTACAGCAAAACAGCTTGATGTACCAAGATCGCGGTGGTGATTTAAGTTTGCTGGGATTGTTAGGCGGATTTAACGATGCAATGACCGCAGCGGATCCTACGCAAGCACGTATTGATACTGTTAATGGTGCCGTAGGCGGACAAATTTTGGATGGTTGGGATAAATTAGATGTGTGGCAAGCACAGCTGACCTATATCCAATTCTTTGACCGTGTACTGGGTGCTGATCGTTTAGCAATGGTAGTTGAAGGTGGTGTAACTCACGTAGCCGATCTGCCAAGCAAAAGCAAAGCACGTTATGGCCGTTCCGGTGCTTACGGTATCGGTGATGCATTTGCCGATTGCGCAAGTACAACTGCATCTACAGCTAACTCCAACTCTACTTACTGTACTGATGAAGGTTACGTAACTGAATGGTCAGGTGGTGTGCGTCTGCGTGCGGGTCTGGACTTCAACAACGCCTTTGCTGGTGTGAACATGACCCCGAACCTGTCTCTGTCTTATGACCGGGGTTACGGTCCGGAGCCGGGTGCTCAGTTCATTGATGAACGTTTAACTTACTCCCTGGGTGTGTCGTTCGTGTACCTGAACAACGCATCACTGGATGTTGCTTACACCGGTTTCAGTGGCAACCGTTACGATCAGATGGTCGACCGTGACAACGTATCCCTGGCGCTGAAATACGCATTCTGA
- a CDS encoding DUF1329 domain-containing protein, with product MLKKHYKTWGSAIALSLMVSAANAAVSPAEAAKLGKQLTPIGAEMAGKGDIPAWTGGLTTMPAGVAKGDKLVNPFPDDKPKFVITAANYKQYAANLTDGQKAMFEKYPETYRMPVYQTRRTAAYPQHIYDSSKTNATTTKLLDGGNGLANFVEGVAFPIPQNGLEVVWNHIVRYRGGSVSRIVGQATPQANGDYSIVRLQDEFTFRTKLTDFAPDKDENVLFYFKQDVLSPARLAGNVLLVHETLDQVKEPRKAWVYNAGQRRVRLAPQVSYDGPGTAADGMRTSDNLDMYNGAPDRYDWKLIGKQEVYIPYNSYKLKDPSVKYDEIVKAGHINQDLTRYELHRVWKVEATLKDGKRHVYAKRVFYFDEDTWQAVQIDHYDGRGELWRVAEAHSVMYYDYLVPWYAVETLYDLNSGRYLVLGLDNEEPTSYNFGFQRSSGDYTPAALRRSGVR from the coding sequence ATGCTGAAAAAACACTATAAAACCTGGGGCAGCGCTATCGCGCTGTCCCTGATGGTAAGCGCGGCGAATGCGGCGGTATCTCCGGCTGAAGCGGCCAAACTGGGCAAGCAGTTAACCCCAATCGGTGCTGAAATGGCCGGTAAGGGCGACATTCCGGCCTGGACCGGTGGTTTAACCACCATGCCGGCAGGCGTGGCTAAAGGCGACAAGCTGGTGAATCCGTTCCCGGATGACAAGCCGAAGTTCGTGATTACGGCGGCTAACTACAAGCAATACGCGGCCAACTTAACCGACGGCCAGAAAGCGATGTTTGAAAAGTACCCGGAAACTTACCGTATGCCGGTGTACCAGACTCGTCGTACGGCGGCATACCCGCAGCACATTTACGATTCCAGCAAAACCAACGCCACCACCACCAAACTGCTGGACGGTGGTAACGGTCTGGCGAACTTCGTGGAAGGTGTGGCTTTCCCGATTCCGCAAAACGGTCTGGAAGTGGTGTGGAACCACATCGTTCGTTACCGTGGCGGCAGCGTAAGCCGTATTGTTGGTCAGGCTACTCCGCAAGCCAATGGCGATTATTCCATTGTGCGTCTGCAGGATGAGTTTACCTTCCGTACCAAGCTGACCGACTTCGCGCCGGATAAAGACGAAAACGTACTGTTCTACTTCAAGCAGGACGTGCTGTCTCCGGCTCGCCTGGCGGGTAACGTACTGCTGGTACACGAAACACTGGATCAGGTAAAAGAACCGCGTAAGGCCTGGGTATATAATGCCGGTCAGCGTCGTGTGCGTCTGGCTCCGCAGGTGTCTTACGATGGTCCGGGTACTGCCGCCGATGGTATGCGTACCTCTGACAACCTGGATATGTACAACGGTGCTCCGGATCGTTACGACTGGAAACTGATCGGCAAGCAGGAAGTGTACATTCCGTACAACTCTTACAAGCTGAAAGATCCGTCGGTTAAGTACGATGAGATCGTTAAAGCCGGCCACATCAATCAGGATCTGACCCGCTATGAACTGCACCGCGTGTGGAAAGTAGAAGCCACCCTGAAAGATGGCAAGCGCCATGTGTACGCCAAGCGTGTGTTCTACTTTGATGAAGACACCTGGCAAGCCGTTCAGATCGACCATTACGATGGCCGTGGTGAACTGTGGCGTGTGGCTGAAGCACACAGCGTGATGTACTACGACTACCTGGTGCCCTGGTACGCCGTGGAAACCCTGTACGATCTGAACTCTGGCCGTTACCTGGTGCTGGGTCTGGATAACGAAGAACCGACTTCTTACAACTTCGGCTTCCAGCGCAGCAGCGGTGACTACACTCCGGCGGCCCTGCGTCGCAGTGGTGTACGCTAA